The following coding sequences are from one Coffea arabica cultivar ET-39 chromosome 11e, Coffea Arabica ET-39 HiFi, whole genome shotgun sequence window:
- the LOC113716866 gene encoding uncharacterized protein produces MCSSLSPFPQYFSSHFRLLYHHKLTSSSSSNPIFIRPRNYSKPFYISAAVAQKDLDFSWISSEQNGPDDYNGWAAVGAPVKSRERKKGATLVMIGVGASLAALLGVVACHLISKKGFQFRFIGPFNTTQRISLPSKTEEKAIEAETIKSDALKDEAEVSEGTQESVPDGVDDNVLIEPKKNATRPNRFGRIMVSVDSTQQEAIHILQKLKIIEDDVKADELCTRREYARWLVQANSQLERSQRHRILSSASLSGSTVMAFDDVNVEDPDFMHIQCLAEAGIVASRLLDGNFALDLNDSDGRRGVFFLPDRFISRQDLISWKAKLEYEVIPGLNEEISRKNIGFLDVRDISSEAIVDLAMDILADEKSILRRVFGQIKRFQPRKPSTKAQAAVALTSGRMTEFVRAELLRLQAENASRQTSMQEIRSELLERGDIQRFWEGKMEEERKHGLEVEKAYLAAIHDLEQQKIVQENGLPELLKQRAALDCQKQLLSSLKEEFDEMSERLVIERTKYVDGKSNLETVLVDLQVKYEGLLDAKSILEAEIEALRILRSWIDDEARKSQARAKVLEEVGRRWRWDQNHKSGC; encoded by the exons ATGTGCTCTTCTTTATCACCATTTCCCCAATATTTTTCCTCACATTTTCGACTTTTATACCACCATAAACTCAcgtcatcatcttcttcaaacCCAATTTTTATCAGACCCAGGAATTACAGTAAACCCTTTTATATTTCTGCTGCCGTTGCCCAAAAAGATCTTGACTTTTCATGGATCTCTTCTGAGCAAAATGGCCCAGATGACTATAATGGTTGGGCTGCTGTTGGAGCTCCAGTTAAATCtagggagagaaaaaaag GTGCTACATTGGTGATGATTGGTGTTGGGGCTTCACTTGCTGCTTTGCTTGGAGTTGTTGCATGTCATTTAATATCAAAGAAAG GTTTCCAGTTTCGGTTCATTGGTCCGTTTAATACTACGCAACGGATCTCATTGCCTTCTAAAACTGAAGAAAAAGCCATTGAAGCCGAAACTATTAAATCTGATGCCTTGAAGGATGAAGCTGAGGTTTCTGAGGGAACTCAGGAGAGTGTTCCTGATGGAGTTGATGACAATGTGCTGATAG AaccaaagaaaaatgcaacaaGACCAAACCGGTTTGGGCGAATTATGGTTTCAGTTGATTCTACCCAAcaggaagctatacatatatTGCAGAAACTCAAG ATCATTGAAGATGATGTCAAAGCAGATGAGCTCTGTACAAGGAGAGAATACGCAAGATGGTTGGTTCAGGCAAATTCACAGCTGGAAAG GAGCCAGAGACATCGAATACTTTCATCTGCTTCACTTTCTGGTTCTACAGTTATGGCCTTTGACGATGTGAATGTTGAAGATCCTGATTTTATGCATATTCAGT GCCTAGCTGAGGCTGGTATTGTAGCAAGCAGACTTCTAGATGGGAACTTTGCTTTGGATTTAAATGACTCAGATGGGCGACGAGGTGTCTTTTTTCTTCCGGACAG ATTTATATCACGCCAGGATCTGATTAGTTGGAAGGCCAAGCTAGAGTATGAAGTCATTCCAGGATTAAATGAAGAG ATATCAAGGAAGAACATTGGTTTTCTTGATGTAAGGGACATAAGTTCAGAAGCAATAGTTGATCTTGCCATGGACATTCTGGCTGATGAAAAAAGCATCCTTAGAAGAGTTTTTG gACAAATAAAGAGATTTCAGCCGAGAAAACCATCAACAAAGGCACAGGCAGCCGTAGCACTGACAAGTGGAAGGATGACAGAATTTGTACGTGCTGAATTATTGAGACTGCAGGCTGAAAATGCTTCAAGACAAACTTCTATGCAAGAAATTAGGTCTGAGCTTCTAGAGAGAGGAGACATTCAACGGTTTTGGGAGGGAAAgatggaagaagaaagaaaacatggTTTAGAGGTGGAGAAAGCTTACCTCGCCGCTATTCATGATTTGGAGCAGCAGAAGATTGTTCAAGAAAATGGTCTGCCGGAGCTCTTGAAGCAGAGGGCTGCTTTGGACTGTCAGAAACAGCTTCTTTCTAGTCTGAAGGAAGAGTTTGATGAGATGTCTGAACGTCTTGTAATAGAGAGGACCAAGTATGTGGATGGGAAGAGCAATTTAGAAACTGTACTAGTTGATTTACAGGTCAAATATGAAGGATTACTGGATGCAAAATCAATATTGGAAGCTGAGATAGAAGCTTTGCGAATACTGAG GTCCTGGATTGACGATGAAGCGAGGAAAAGCCAAGCTCGAGCTAAGGTTCTTGAGGAAGTTGGACGAAGGTGGAGGTGGGACCAAAATCATAAGTCTGGCTGCTGA